In a genomic window of Lepisosteus oculatus isolate fLepOcu1 chromosome 3, fLepOcu1.hap2, whole genome shotgun sequence:
- the prkaa1 gene encoding 5'-AMP-activated protein kinase catalytic subunit alpha-1, which yields MATDKQKHEGRVKIGHYILGDTLGVGTFGKVKIGQHELTKHQVAVKILNRQKIRSLDVVGKIRREIQNLKLFRHPHIIKLYQVISTPTDIFMVMEYVSGGELFDYICKNGKLDEKESRRLFQQIISAVDYCHRHMVVHRDLKPENVLLDAQMNAKIADFGLSNMMSDGEFLRTSCGSPNYAAPEVISGRLYAGPEVDIWSSGVILYALLCGTLPFDDDHVPTLFKKICDGIFYTPQYLNPSVISLLKHMLQVDPMKRATIKDIREDEWFKQDLPKYLFPEDPAYSNTMIDDEALKEVCEKFECAEEEVLSCLYSRNHQDPLAVAYHLIIDNRRIMDEAKDFYLASSPPDSFLDEHHLAAAKPHPERVPFLVAEVPPRSRHTLDELNPQKSKHQGVRRAKWHLGIRSQSRPTDIMAEVCRAMKQLDYEWKVVNPYYLRVRRKNPVTGMYTKMSLQLYQVDSRTYLLDFRSIDDEVTEVKSGTATPHRSGSVGNYRTSLKNEVEGDSLSKGDPPARGSDGSLTSSLTSSADSTSGDTVPRPGSHTIEFFEMCANLIKILAR from the exons ATGGCGACGGATAAACAGAAGCATGAAGGGAGAGTGAAGATTGGACACTACATTCTTGGGGATACGCTTGGTGTAGGAACCTTTGGAAAAGTTAAAA TTGGACAGCATGAACTGACAAAGCACCAAGTGGCTGTAAAGATTCTCAACCGGCAGAAAATCCGTAGCCTGGATGTCGTGGGAAAGATTCGAAGGGAAATCCAGAATCTCAAGCTATTCAGACATCCGCATATAATTAAACT GTATCAAGTAATTAGCACACCAACAGATATTTTCATGGTGATGGAATATGTTTCTGGTGGAGAGCTGTTTGACTACATCTGTAAAAATGGGAAG CTTGATGAGAAGGAGAGCAGACGGCTCTTTCAGCAGATCATCTCTGCAGTGGATTACTGCCATAGACACATGGTGGTGCACAGAGACCTCAAACCAGAGAATGTGTTGCTGGACGCACAAATGAATGCAAAAATCGCAGATTTTG GTCTGTCAAACATGATGTCTGATGGTGAATTTTTGAGAACTAGCTGTGGTTCTCCTAACTATGCTGCTCCAGAAGTCATTTCAGGAAG GTTGTATGCTGGTCCAGAGGTAGATATCTGGAGCAGTGGTGTAATTCTTTACGCCCTGCTCTGTGGGACACTCCCATTTGATGATGATCACGTGCCAACGTTGTTCAAGAAGATCTGCGATGGCATCTTCTACACGCCACAGTACTTGAACCCCTCTGTAATCAGCCTTCTGAAGCACATGTTGCAAGTGGATCCTATGAAAAGGGCAACCATTAAGGACATTCG CGAAGATGAATGGTTCAAACAGGACCTCCCTAAATACTTGTTTCCTGAAGACCCGGCCTATAGCAACACCATGATTGATGATGAGGCTCTGAAGGAGGTCTGTGAGAAATTTGAATGTGCTGAAGAGGAGGTTCTGAGCTGCTTGTACAGTCGGAATCACCAGGACCCTCTGGCTGTGGCCTATCACCTCATTATAGACAATCGCAGGATCATGGATGAGGCCAAGGACTTCTACTTGGCCAGTAGTCCTCCTGACTCATTCCTGGATGAGCACCACTTAGCAGCAGCGAAGCCTCACCCAGAACGAGTACCTTTCTTGGTTGCAGAAGTGCCACCGAGGTCACGCCACACACTGGATGAGCTAAACCCACAGAAGTCAAAGCACCAGGGTGTGCGCAGAGCTAAATGGCATCTGGGTATCAGAAGTCAGAGTCGGCCCACTGACATCATGGCAGAAGTTTGCAGAGCAATGAAGCAACTAGACTACGAGTGGAAG GTTGTGAACCCATATTATCTTCGTGTGCGAAGAAAGAACCCAGTGACGGGAATGTATACCAAGATGAGTCTTCAGCTCTACCAGGTTGATAGCAGGACCTACCTCCTAGACTTCCGTAGCATCGATG ATGAAGTGACAGAGGTGAAATCTGGGACAGCTACCCCTCACCGCTCAGGCTCTGTCGGGAACTACCGGACGTCTCTGAAGAATGAGGTGGAGGGGGACTCTCTCTCTAAGGGGGACCCACCTGCCCGAGGCTCGGATGGCTCTCTGACATCATCGCTGACATCATCAGCGGACTCCACAAGTGGGGAcactgttccaagaccagggaGCCATACTATAGAGTTTTTTGAGATGTGTGCTAATCTCATAAAAATACTTGCACGATAA